The nucleotide window GGGCTTGCAAATTAGAGGAAAAGCCTCAGTagtttaattattcttttttatttttttactatctGAAGGAAAATTACCCCACAAGAGCTGGAAACACGCTCGAGCTTTAGGCGCAGGGCGTAGCGGGCAGCTGTTGACTGGGGGTTTTAGGAGTTTCAGACTGCTTTTATGAAAACCTCAGCTCTGCGCATCTGTCAATAGCATGGGCACCACAGTTTTTCATTAAGAGAAATTATAACttgaaaggattaaaaaaaaaaacaaaacccttttaAAAGTGCTGCTTTGGGGCCCTCGTCTCACAGCTAAACACTCACAGCTGGCAGCATGGGCTCCTGCTGAAGCACCTGAGGCAGCCTCTGGGCTGGGACCTCTGGAAAACACTGGCAGAAGAAATTCATTACAGAGGATTGGAGGATTAGGCaggattttcaaaataaaacaccCTTTAAAAGGCCAAATACTTTGCCACATGACCCGGAGGGCACAGCTGATTATTAGTGCTCTGGCACAAGTAACTCAGGGCAAAGCCCCTCTCCTGCTCAACCATGCAGTGGGTTCCTGCTGCCCAGCGAGCCCCCCCCCAGAATCACCCAGCAAAAAGCAACCCCCCCCCACAGCAGGCTGCTTGTAAGACCTggccctgaggagcaggagggcaggggtTATCCCAGGGCTGCAGCTGAGACAGCAGCACGGGTGGGAACAGCAATGTtggggagcaggaggctgggtCACCCCCCAAGGAGGAACCAAAGCAGCCAGGACTGAGGTCCAGCGGCCTGCCAAGAGGGAGGAAGCTCGGGAAACAAGCAAAGCTCACCATTTCCTCATCttccttaaaaaagaaagttcAACTCATCATAAATTGATGGGGTTACGAGAGTCACATGAGCAGCTCGTGAGCGAGGTCACCAGGGACGGTGCAGCATGACAGACCCCGAAGCTGGGTCGGTGACACCAGTCCCAGCCGCCCCGGGTGGGAAGGGAGCTGCTTCACTGCTCCAGCTCCTCAGCCCCCATTCCCCAAAAATCCTCAGCAGGAGAACAGCTACTCCTGGGCAAAAGAGGACACGACACCAGACCCAAGGCAGAGCACCGACTCCAGCATCAGCCTGGTCTCCACAGGAGAGAGACAGAGCTTTTCCTCAAACAAAGGATGCTGCGCAGTAGCACACAACGCGGCTTTAATCAGGAGAATTCAGCTCTAGAAACCCCACTAGGCagaaattcttaaaaaataagaaagcaaggtGTGGTTTTATTTCACATTCGCACAAAATCAAGCATCCCTCACTGACAAGCGCCACGCTCCATTTCCTCGCGGCCTTCACCTCTGCTTTGTTTCCGCACTCGCGGCCTCGCACCCAGCGGGCGGCCGGAGCACGGCGTAGGCAGAGAGGAAACCAGGGCAGCGCAGCGACCAGGTtccagaaaaactacaaaaaGGGCAGCAGCAGGATGAATCCTCCAAGGTGCAAGCCCACAGCGAGGACTGCGGCGGGCTGAGCTTTCGCATTTATTTGCTTTCGATGCCATCCGTCGGGAGCAGGCTCCGGGGAGAGGAGCCTCTGAAACACCCAGCTCCCGCAAAACCACTTTGAATCCACGCTCATTCGCAGCGGGCACAAGCACGAAGCTACAAGTTCCCCGGCTTCAAACCCCAGAGACCCTGCAGCTGCCAAACGTGGAGAGAGGAAGGGTCAGAGCCacgtgcggaggaggaggaggaaggtctaACTCACACGGACCCTTCGTGTGTCCCCAACGCCACTGCGCTTACTGAGGCCGTTCTCGTTACGCCTGCGGTGTTCTGGTCTCAGTTTGCTGTAGGTGGCCTCAGCTGCCAGCAAACAAAATCCGCAGAGGGAGCGCGTTTCCAAGGTTTCCATTCCTTTGCCTCCAAGTTGCAGAGGTGGAAGCCTTATCTGTGCGCTCTTTACAAGAACCATCCCTTTTTATcaagccctgctttgaaacaAGCCAGTGACACACTGCCACTGAACAAGAGTGGAGTAAGTTAATTGCACAGAACTAATCAGTTTACCCTGAAAGGACCCCACACAGTGCTAAGCTTCAAAACAGCTGCGAAAGTCAACTCTAAAGCTTTGGGATCTTCAGACCCCGTTGCAGGAAGCTTGCGAGTCCGGTTTCCCTACCGAAAGCGAGTCCTTCGGAAGCGAAGAGGAAGGCAGGCCCAGCAGGACCCTGCCTCTGGGCAGGGGCCCGTGTGCTTGCACACAAACAACACCCCAAGCAGGTTTCGTGGACAGGCCAGCAACGCAGCCCAGCTGCACGTGGAAGAGCGCGGAAGACCCCCAGAGTTTTCAAATATCTCCCAACAAAGTCACTCGCGATCCCTCTGCTTCCCTTCGAAAGCTCCTGGTCCCTTCTAGAAATCCATCTGCACAACCATCCACCCACGGAAAGCATCGGCTGCGTCCTCAGGACTTGCTCTGGGCTTCGGCCGTGCCTCGCATCGAGTGGGACGGCAGCGGGTCCCAGGCAGCCGTGGAGTTGGTACTGCAGTCCACGTAGTGGTACGTCTCCAACGCGCTCTGCGTCACGTGGCCGATGTACGAGAGCTTCACCGACGtcctgggaggggagggagagcagtTTGGTGGGGACGGGACCCGTGACAGAAATCCCTCTATCAAAATAAGAAACCCCAGCAGGTTTGCACTCGTCGCAGAACCCCTCCTCCCCCTCGAAAGCTGCAGATCCTCTCAGATTTTTGCTGAGGACCGCTCACTGCAGCGGGCAGGGATCTGCAGAGCTGGTGAGTGCAGCCCTGGAGCACACCACCCCTCACGTGCGAGCTCAGCGTGCAGCAATCTGGTGTCTTCCCCTCTCTATCTTACATTTCACCCAACGGTGTCAGCTGGCCCGGGCTAAAAGCTGACGCAGTGAGCCAGGCTGGGGTGCTCGCCAAGAGGGATTTTCTTCCTGTACCCTACAGCTGCTGTGGCAGCAGCTCCCTTCCAAGTCAGGAGccgagcagagaaccacccaccTCATGAAGATCACAATGTTATGGACCTTCACCTTGGGAAACGTGCAGAAGAAACTGGAAGAGACCAAGACAGAGAAGTAGGTCAGCACGGgccaagcagggctgcagagacacttGCGTTTCTCGGTATCTCCTGACGATGTTTTCCCTTCAGTGCTAACTCAACTCGAGACGTGGTCCAAAAACCACGTCGCAACAGCCCGACAAAGCGGCCTTTCAAGTCGTTTCTAGCAAACGGTTACTTTCCAGGAAGTTACCAGAAAACAAGTCATTACCAGAGCAAGTTCTAGCTAAAGGAGCTCAAacctgccctctccccagctaCATACAGAGAGTAGTAAATCCTTACTACACATAGGAGAAAGATCCACCCAGCTCCGCCTTCACGGTGAAATTCACCTGTAGAAGTAAGAGGAAAACACCTTCACATGGAGCCTGAGTACTCACCTAAATCCATCCCTTCCATTTCCTTCCAGCCGCTGCGCATAAAGCACAGGCTACTCCAGCATTAGACTATTTTGCCAAGCAAAGCTTTAAGGTATAGCTAGGCTACCATCAAGTTAACTCGCAGTAGCACACAGGCTTTCTACTCCATTTGGTGACGCTTATACCGCAAGCGCAATGGAAGACAAATACCAGTTTGTCACTCAGCGGCTGGATGCTGGAGACGTTGGTGATCTGCTGGGTTCCCACCACGGTGTTCATGTACTGCACCTGGCTGGTCAGGCTGGTCACCGTCACTGAGTAGAAGTTGGAGTTCCTGATCCGTAAGGTGGCCTGGGCGGAGAGAGGGGAGAGACGTGAGTAGCAGTGGCCTTCCCGGCAGCTCAGCACGGATTTTATTCCCATCAGGAACACGGATGCACAAAAACCTTACCGTGATGGCAAGAACGACCACGGAGTTCTTCTTGTCGAACCAAACCTGGACCACTTTAATACCATCGTCGTCCACCAGCACCGAGTGGGGGAACAGGAAGAAAATCACCAGCCCCGAcaccagcaggcagagcagcacggAGAGCAGGACGTACAGCTTCCTGGGAGAGGCAGGGAAGGGGTCACCACCTTCGCCCTAATGGACCTCACATCCGAAACCCAACCCAGCCAGCAAACGCCACGTATTTGTTCTTCCCTGGAAGAGACACCGAAGCGCTGCTCTCACATTTTCAATATCTGAAGTTGCTCAAAACCATCACTCTCTAGagagtttatttttcagtaatgagTAACCACAGAATCATTTTCGCCACCATAGAGTTTTCCCAGTCCAGTACTTTTACCGTTGGCAGTTTCTTTCTAAAAGCTTCAGGAAAGGGCGCGGGGATGAAGCGTGTGAGTAGGATCATTGTTTCCACGTTCACCCCACAGGGGGATTTCACAGGAAGTGTTTAAAGTTACACTTCAAATTGTATTTGTTGGCACGCATGGATGAAAACAAACCACTAGATGAAGGAGAGGCTGCAGACAGAGTGAAGTGCTTCGTTGTGGCAGTAAACGACAAAAGAGCCCTGTTTGCTCTTTGCAGAGACCCAATTACTCTCTCACTACACACTTACGTTCTCTGTGGGCGAAGCCGTTGGTCACTGTAGGGTATCAGAGCCACCAGCTCATTTACCTGCTCTGGAAAGCAAAAGAACACGTTAACCGATTCTATACACCTGCAAGGTCACTCCTGCAAATAAGGAACATTTTCTTTTAGTATTTAAGCCCAAAAGGAGCAGTCACCTGTGGGAATGCAGCCAGTGCCTTGGCAAGTGGGACAGGTGATGCTGTCCTGACCTGTGAACTCAACATATGGGAACTTGGCAATGTCTTCCACGCGGTCTCGGCTGTCGAGTAAGTCATCATCGCCGTCGTCAGGCTTCTTCGTCTGCCTGGAGGCGGCATTATTAACAGAGAGGGAAAGCACAGAACCCATcgcagctgctgcaggaaagcCGCATAACCTACGCGAGAGGCAGCAAGAGCAGTCCTGGTCAGCAAAGGGGAGTTCAGCCCGCCTCCGGCTGATGAGGAAACCCTGCCCCGAACTACAGGCATGAAGGGAACAACCGGCCCCCTCAGAGACCcaagcccaccccccccccacagaGACACACTCCCAAGGGTCCAGGTTCCCCCCCAGAGAacctcccccccagcaccctacAAAAAGTGACACCCAACTTGGGGACACCTCTATGGAGGCTCatttccaccccctccccccaaaaaaaactccACAGAGCCAGGCCTgcacccccccaggaccccctgaaAGAGGGACATATCCTTCCTCCACCAAGGACCATGCCTCCTCAGctacccacccccccaaaaagaGAGACACACcgccccccaacaccccccaccCGGAGACCCACGGCCCCTCAGACCCCGCCAAAAAGGAAAGGCCCCCTCAGAACGacacacacaccacccccccccccaaggaatAGCGACCTCGAACGACCCCACAGGGActtgtcccccagcacccccgtaACGAACAACCCTAACACCCCCTCAGGCACACCCCCCCCAGACAAAGGGGACCCCCAAAAGCCCCCCCCCAACACCAACgaggcccccccccagccccgcgcagcccctcaGACCCGCTGCCGCCGCTGCAGCCTCTTCCCGCGCAGCCGCCGTCTCTATGACAACGCCGCGAGGCGGCGGGGGGCGGAGCCCAGCCCTCGCCCCACCCCTCTGGCGCAGGCGCGCAAGGCGCCGGGCGGGATGGGGAGGGCGGGTTTCCGCAGAGCCCGCCCCCTCGCGAACGCCCCGCCCCGTACGCACCCACCTGGGAAAATGGGCGGGGCTTTGGGGGGCAACGCCTAGCTGTGACGAGCGGCCCCGCCCGGGCGTGCCTCTCCCTCAGTGCGCATGCGCCGAAGCGCAGCGGGGCGGTGCCCACGACCCCACCCCTTTGGCGTGGCTGAGGGGGCGTGTCCGGAGGTGCGCATGCGCCGGATCCAtgcggggggtccccgggggcggggcggggggggctgggtaAACTGAGGTGGGCGGGTCTCCGTGCGCATGCGCACTGCGGGGCGCGCCGCTCCCTGCCCACGCATGCGCACGCGTGGGGCGTGGCGCCGGGGCAGAGCGCGCATGcgcggggagcaggcaggggtcGGTCACCAGTATGGGGGTATCTGACCCAGTATGGAGCCTTCTCACACCAGTATGAGGGCTCCCATCCCAGTACGGAGCCTTCTCACACCAGTATGAGGGTGCCCATCCCAGTACAGAACCTTTACACACCAATATGAGGGTAGCCATCCCAGTACAGAGCCTTCTCACACCAGTATGAGGGCTCCCGTCCCAGTACGGAGCCTTCTCACACCAGTATGAGGGTAGCCATCCCAGTACAGAGCCTTCTCACACCAGTATGAGGGCGCCTGTGCCAGTACAGAGCCTTCTCACACCAGTATGAGAGTACCCATCCCAGTACAGAACTTTTACACACCAGTATGAGGGTACCCATCCCAGTACAGAACTTTTACACACCAGTATGAGAGTACCTATCGCAGTACAGAACCTTTACATACCAGTATGAGGGTACCCATCCCAGTAAGGAATTGTCATACACCAGTATGAGGGTAGCCATCCCAGTACAGAGCCTTTTCACACCAGTACAAGAGCACCTGTCCCACCATGAAACCAGTATGAAGATACCTGACCCAGTACAGAACCTTCTCACACCAGTATGAGGGCATCCAACCCCGTACGGGCCActctgccccggcgctgcccgggggtGTCACTCCGGGGGTCTCAGCACCCCGACCCCGGGCTCTGCACCCCGGGGACGCCCCACCGCCGGGCAAACACTACGGAAAAAGCCCAATTCTGCCCCAAAACAGCCCCGCGGGATCTCAGCCCCTGTGAGAGCCGCGCCGGGCGCTTCGGCCTCGCTCCATCTCCTTCCTCAGCCCCTCCCCGGCTCTTCTGACGTTTCGATTTcgtatttttttccactttcacgGCTCGCAGGCCCCGGTGCGGCGGCCGGTTCAGCCCAGCATCGCCCCCGGCGCCCTGCGACCTGGCCGTGAGGCGATGCGCCGTCGCCGGTGTTCCTAAACCCCgaaattttggggggaaaaaaaatccaagcagccctttcctcccagcacccccagccccgacgGCTCCGGGACA belongs to Opisthocomus hoazin isolate bOpiHoa1 chromosome 32, bOpiHoa1.hap1, whole genome shotgun sequence and includes:
- the TMEM106C gene encoding transmembrane protein 106C, with the translated sequence MGSVLSLSVNNAASRQTKKPDDGDDDLLDSRDRVEDIAKFPYVEFTGQDSITCPTCQGTGCIPTEQVNELVALIPYSDQRLRPQRTKLYVLLSVLLCLLVSGLVIFFLFPHSVLVDDDGIKVVQVWFDKKNSVVVLAITATLRIRNSNFYSVTVTSLTSQVQYMNTVVGTQQITNVSSIQPLSDKLVNFTVKAELGGSFSYVYFFCTFPKVKVHNIVIFMRTSVKLSYIGHVTQSALETYHYVDCSTNSTAAWDPLPSHSMRGTAEAQSKS